GCAGTCCGGGTTCTTGCGCAGCGCGAGCTCCCGGAACGACATCGCAAGTGCATCGAACAAGAGCAGGCGTCCGACGAGGGGTTCACCGGCTCCGAGGATGATCTTGATCGCCTCGGTCGCCTGGATGACCCCCACGATCCCCGGCAGCACCCCGAGCACACCGGCCTCGGCGCACGACGGAACGAGGCCCGGAGGCGGAGGTTCCGGATACAGGCAGCGGTAGCAGGGGCCCGCCCGGGCGTCGAAGACGCTCGCCTGCCCTTCGAACCGATAGATCGACCCATAGACGTTCGGCTTGCCGAGCAGAACGCAGGCGTCGTTGACGAGGTAGCGCGTGGCGAAGTTGTCCGTCCCGTCGATCACGATGTCGTATCCCCGAATCACGTCCATCGCGTTCGCTGAGGTGAGCGGCTCGGAGAACGCGGTCACACGGACCCCGGGGTTCATCGCCTGGAGCCGGTCACGGGCCGCGTCCACTTTCGCATGACCCACATCCGCCGTCGTGTACAGGATCTGGCGCTGCAGGTTCGAGACCTCGACCCGGTCGAAATCCACGAGGCCGATCTCTCCCACACCGACGGCGGCGAGATACAGCGCGGTGGGAGAGCCGAGCCCACCAGCGCCCACGATCAGAACCTTCGCGTCACGCAACTTCTTCTGACCTTCGACTCCGACCTCGCTGAGGAGGAGGTGGCGGCTGTACCGCAGCATCTCCTCGTTGGACAAGGCCCGCGCGCGGCTTCCGGCCGGAACGCTGCGCTCGGAGACGACGAGCGGGATTGGGGTCCTCGGTTCGACACCGCCCCCTCCGGCGATCGCGGGGACGATGGACACCACGTCGCCGTCCTTCACGGGCGTGGAGTCCCGTTCCAGGTAGCGAATGTCCTCGTCGTTACGATAGACCGTGACGAAACTGCGGAGCTTCCCCTCCGGGGTGAACAGGTGGCGACCGAGCCCGGAGTGGATGGTGGTGATCCGCCGGAGCACCTCGCCGACCGTGGCGCCCTCGACAGGGATCGTGGCCGCGCCGCCGGCGAACGAGCGTAGTGGCGTGGGGATCTTGACCGAGACTTGTGCCATCGCTGGTACCTGGGTTCGTCCGTTCTTGAGCTCTCGGTATCGTTCGATTCAGACGGTGGCGTGGAGGGGTGAAGCCGGTCGGAGCGGGATTGCACGGAACTCTCGGGCCTCCGCCTCGAGCTCGAACGCGCCGATCTCGCCGGCACGACCTCGTTCGACGTTCTGGACGAGGTACACGTACCAGGGCCAGGCGTGGTCCTGGTCGAACGTGGAGGGCCGTGCCGGGTGGTCCGGGTGGGAGTGGTAGAAGCCGAGGACGAGCAGCGAAGTGCCTTCGAGCCCCTCCTCGATCCGCCGCAGCTCCTCCGGGCGGATCACGAAGCGCCGCCGCCGCTCTCCCTCGTATTCGTTCGTCGCGCGCTCGATGCGCATCACGTGCCGCTCCTCGTCGCGGGCGGTGCCGACGAGGAACCCGCAGCACTCGTCCGGGTAGGTTTCCTCCCCGTGGCGGGCGATCTCTTCGATGAGCCCGGGAGCGAGGTTCGCTACCGCCATCGGTCGGTCTCCTGCACCGTGGGATCCGCGGCGTCCGGCAGGATCGTCACGATGAACGCATCCGGATTCGCCGCACCGAGCGCGAGGGAGGCTGCGACGGCGGCGCCCGCCGACCGACCCACCGAGATCCCCTCTTCCCGGGCGAGCTCGCCTTGGACCTCGATCGCCACCTCGGTCTCGATCCGCATCGTCGCATCCACCCACCGCTCCTGGTACGTCGATGGGCGCAAGGCCGACGGGAGGTGCTTGAGCCCCTCGATCCCGTGCATGGGGCCGGTCGGCTCGACGCCCACGACCCGGATCGTCGGCTGTTGTTCCTTCAGGTACCGCGCCACCCCAGAGATGGTCCCCCCGGTGCCCACGCCCGCGACGAAGTGGGTGAGTTTTCCGCTCGTCTGATGCCAGATCTCCGGGCCCGTGCCCGCATAGTGGGCCTCGGGATTGGCGGGGTTGTTGTACTGATCTGGATAGTAGTACTTCTCCGGCTGGACTTGCGAGATGCGCAGGGCCTCTCGCTGGGCGCCGTCGCTTCCCTCCATCGGGTCGGTCAGGACGATCTCCGCGCCCAGCGCTCGCATCCGACGCAGGCGCTCGGGATGCGCGTTGCGGGGGACGCAGAGCCGTACTGGGAAGCCGAGGCGGGCCCCGAGCATCGCGTAGGCGACCGCGGTGTTGCCGCTGGAGGCGTCCACGAGCGTTCTCCCGTTCCGGAGCTCGCCCGCTTCGATGGCCTCTTCGACAATGAATAGCGCCGCGCGGTCCTTGACCGACCCTGTCGGATTGAGGAATTCGGCCTTTCCGAAAAGGCGGAACCCGCCACCGTGCCGTGCAACGATCCGATCGAGCGGGAGGAGGGGCGTGTTGCCGATCGCTCGGAGCAGAGGATCTCGGAGGGCCGTGTGTTCCGAGCCCTGGGTCCGCTCGATCGTGCGGTTCGCCCCTACCGCAGATGGATCAGATGCGAACATCGCATCCCCCCACGGCCGATCGTGTCCTGCAGATCGACGTCCACTTGACCGATCAGGGTCTCCGTCAGGCGCTGGTCGAACACGTTGCACATCAGGCGGGTGTGAGACAGTGCGTTCCGTCGGAAAACGCAGTTCGAGCGAACGATCCGGAACCCCCCGTCCGTCATCTTCTCCATGGTGCAGTTGAATCCGAAGGCGTTGAGCGAATCGATGAGGTGGCGGGTGCGTTCCTCGAGCGAACCGTCCTTCGGGATTCCCTGGGCGATCCCATGTGCAACGCGCGCCGCCGCGCTCGCGAAGAGCTCGTTGGCGAACTCCTCCCCCTGCCGAGCGAGGATCTCGTCCATCAGCGCATCGAGGAGGAGATCGTACCTCTTCGGGAAGAGCTCCTGACCCTCGGGGGTGAGGGCGTAGCGCTTGCGCGGGCGGCCGACTCCTTCACGACGGAACGTCGGGATCACGTATCCCCGCTCGCGCAGGCGCTCGAGATGCCCTCGAGCTGCGCTCTCTTGGATGCCGAGGGTGTTCGCGATGTTGCGGGCCGTGCATGGGGCCTGAGCGAGTTGATCGAGAATGCGCCCCCGAGTTCCTTCGTGAGGGGCCAGATCTGCTGCGCTCATCCCGTCCTACGAGCGTAACAGACGGCGGCCAAGCTTAAAGGGATTTAGGCACCGCGCTATGCTTAAATAAAGCGACCGACTCGTATCCGCCGAGGGCAATCGATGGCGGAAAAGCCCCTTCATACGCTGGTCATCAAGGGCCTCCGGGTCGAGGTCGCGGGCAAGGAGATCCTCAAGGGGGTCGATCTTTCCCTGCGGACCGGCGAACTCGTCGCCCTCATGGGTCCGAACGGCTCCGGCAAGAGCACCCTCGCCTATGCGCTGATGGGCCACCCGAAGTACAAGGTCACCTCGGGCGAGGCACTCCTCGATGGTGTGGACCTTCTCAAGATGCCGGTCGATCAACGCTCCCGCGCCGGCCTCTTTCTCGGATTCCAATACCCCCAGGAGGTCTCGGGGCTCTCGGTGTCGAAGTTCCTGTGGACCGCCTACATGCAGCGCCACACCGCCGAGACGGCGGACACCGTGGCGTTCGACAAGGACCTCAAGACCAACCTCGGACACCTCGAAATGGAGGAATCGATGCTGAAGCGGTCCCTCAACGAGGGATTCTCCGGTGGCGAGAAGAAGCGCAACGAGGTCCTCCAGATGGCGATGCTCCACCCCTTGTTCTCGATCCTGGACGAGCCCGACTCCGGCCTCGACATCGACGCCGTGCGCGCCGTCGGAGAGACGGTCGCCAAGCTCCACGGTCCCCAGGAAGGAATCCTGCTCATCACGCACTACCAGCGGATCCTGAAGTACGTCAACCCGGACCGCGTCTATGTCATGGTCGATGGCGTCATCGCCATGTCGGGTGGACGGGAATTGGTCGACGAACTCGAAGCGAAAGGGTACGACTGGGTCAAGGTCGGCGCCACGACGCAGAACTAGAGGCGAGTCCCGACCGGTCTCGTACCAACCCCACGGGCGACCATGGACGTCCAGAAGATCCGCGAACAGTTTCCCATCCTCTCCCGCGGTGTGCGCGGCAAGCCGCTCGTGTACCTCGACTCTGCCGCGACGTCGCAGAAGCCGCGTGTCGTCATCGACGCTGAGTCCAATTTCTACCGCGAGACGAACTCCAACGTCCACCGTGGGATCTACCTGCTCAGCGAGGAGGCCACCGACGCCTACGAGGGCGCCCGGGCGCGCGTCGGCCGGTTCCTGCGGGCACCGGATCCATCCGAGATCGTGTTCGTCCGGGGAGCGACCGAGGCGCTCAACCTGCTCGCCCACGGTCTCGGCCGGAGCCGATTGAAGCAGGGCGACCGGGTCGTCGCTACCGTGAGCGACCATCACGCCAACGTGGTCCCCTGGCACATGCTGCGGGAAGAGCGAGGAACGACCCTCGAGTTCGTCAACGTGGATGATACCGGGCACCTGCGTCTAGACGAGTACGACCGATGGTTCGATGGTAAGACGAAGGTCGTTACCCTTCCCCATGTCTCCAACGTCCTCGG
Above is a genomic segment from Thermoplasmata archaeon containing:
- the moeB gene encoding molybdopterin-synthase adenylyltransferase MoeB, with translation MAQVSVKIPTPLRSFAGGAATIPVEGATVGEVLRRITTIHSGLGRHLFTPEGKLRSFVTVYRNDEDIRYLERDSTPVKDGDVVSIVPAIAGGGGVEPRTPIPLVVSERSVPAGSRARALSNEEMLRYSRHLLLSEVGVEGQKKLRDAKVLIVGAGGLGSPTALYLAAVGVGEIGLVDFDRVEVSNLQRQILYTTADVGHAKVDAARDRLQAMNPGVRVTAFSEPLTSANAMDVIRGYDIVIDGTDNFATRYLVNDACVLLGKPNVYGSIYRFEGQASVFDARAGPCYRCLYPEPPPPGLVPSCAEAGVLGVLPGIVGVIQATEAIKIILGAGEPLVGRLLLFDALAMSFRELALRKNPDCDLCGPHATQKGLIDYLEFCGVPAVGSAPAPSGVPEVSAKALAEELSSAEPPFLLDVREPEEWEIVRLPGAHLIPRLELPDRLNEVTDARRVVVYCKSGVRSSAAAKLLLGLGFSGVRNLRGGIDAWAKQVDPSMPRY
- a CDS encoding M67 family metallopeptidase, producing MAVANLAPGLIEEIARHGEETYPDECCGFLVGTARDEERHVMRIERATNEYEGERRRRFVIRPEELRRIEEGLEGTSLLVLGFYHSHPDHPARPSTFDQDHAWPWYVYLVQNVERGRAGEIGAFELEAEAREFRAIPLRPASPLHATV
- a CDS encoding cysteine synthase family protein, with the translated sequence MFASDPSAVGANRTIERTQGSEHTALRDPLLRAIGNTPLLPLDRIVARHGGGFRLFGKAEFLNPTGSVKDRAALFIVEEAIEAGELRNGRTLVDASSGNTAVAYAMLGARLGFPVRLCVPRNAHPERLRRMRALGAEIVLTDPMEGSDGAQREALRISQVQPEKYYYPDQYNNPANPEAHYAGTGPEIWHQTSGKLTHFVAGVGTGGTISGVARYLKEQQPTIRVVGVEPTGPMHGIEGLKHLPSALRPSTYQERWVDATMRIETEVAIEVQGELAREEGISVGRSAGAAVAASLALGAANPDAFIVTILPDAADPTVQETDRWR
- a CDS encoding ArsR family transcriptional regulator, with translation MSAADLAPHEGTRGRILDQLAQAPCTARNIANTLGIQESAARGHLERLRERGYVIPTFRREGVGRPRKRYALTPEGQELFPKRYDLLLDALMDEILARQGEEFANELFASAAARVAHGIAQGIPKDGSLEERTRHLIDSLNAFGFNCTMEKMTDGGFRIVRSNCVFRRNALSHTRLMCNVFDQRLTETLIGQVDVDLQDTIGRGGMRCSHLIHLR
- the sufC gene encoding Fe-S cluster assembly ATPase SufC, which gives rise to MAEKPLHTLVIKGLRVEVAGKEILKGVDLSLRTGELVALMGPNGSGKSTLAYALMGHPKYKVTSGEALLDGVDLLKMPVDQRSRAGLFLGFQYPQEVSGLSVSKFLWTAYMQRHTAETADTVAFDKDLKTNLGHLEMEESMLKRSLNEGFSGGEKKRNEVLQMAMLHPLFSILDEPDSGLDIDAVRAVGETVAKLHGPQEGILLITHYQRILKYVNPDRVYVMVDGVIAMSGGRELVDELEAKGYDWVKVGATTQN